Part of the Streptomyces sp. WMMC500 genome is shown below.
TTCCGTGGCCGTACGGGCCGCGCTCGCGGCGGCCGCGGCGCGGGGCGAGCGGTACGTCGTCCTCGTCGGGCACCCGGAGTACTACCCGCGGTTCGGCTTCACACGGGCGTCCGCGTACGGCATCCGGCTCAGCGTCGAGGCGCCGGACGAGGCGGTGATGGCCCTCGCGCTCGACGAGGACCACCCGCTGCCCGGCGGCCTGATCCGCTGGCCGGCGGCGTTCGGCATCTGATCCCCACCGGTACGGGGCGCACGCGGACCCCGCGGCGCCCCGTACCGCCCTCCCTACGAGGGCTTCCGCGCCTCGAAGAGCGTCCGCGAGCTGTGGGCGACGAACGGGCCCTCCGCCTCGATCCGTTCGTGCAGCTCGCGCAGCCGCGGCCGGTACGCCGCCACCGTGAAGCCCGGCACGATCCAGATCACCTTCAGCAGGAAGTACGCCACCGCGCCCACGTCGTGGAACTCCATCCGCAGCCGCTCCGTCCGCACCTCCACGGCCTCCAGCCCCGCCGCCTCCGCCGCCGCCCGCTCGCGCCGCGGGTCGCGGCTCCTGCGCGCCTCCTCCGGCTGCGGCCCGAGGAAGTACTCGGCCACTTCGAAGACGCTCGCGGGACCGACGTGCTGAGCGAAGTACGTGCCGCCGGGACGCAGGACGCGGGCGATCTCGGCGAAGTGGGGCCGCACCGGGTGCCGGCTGACCACGAGGTCGAACGCGCCGTCCGCGAACGGCAGCGGCGCGTCCTCCGGGGCCGCGACCACGACGGTGCCCAGGGGGTGCAGCAGGGCCGTGGCCCTGGCGACGTTCGGCGGCCACGCCTCGGTGGCCACGGACACCGCCGGCCGCACCGGCACCCCGGCGAGCACCTCGCCGCCGCCGGTCTGGACGTCCAGCGACGCGCTCGCGACGGCCATGCGCGCACCCATGGCCCGCTGGTACCCCCAGGAGGGCCGCGCCTCGGTGGCGCGGCCCTCGAACCAGGAGAAGTCCCAGCCGTCGGTGGGCTCGGCCTCGGCCTCGGCGACCAGCGCGTCGAACGTACGGTCAGGGGTCATCCCGTGATCGTCCCAAACCGCCCCGGGCCGTCGCGACCGGTAATTCCCCGCACGATCCGGCCCCCCGGCGGGTCAGCGGGCGGGTCAGCGGGCACGGCGCCCCGCCGCCGGCTCGGTCACCCGCAGACGGACCTCCGCCGGGCGCAGGCCGTCCGCCGTCGCCCTGAGCGTCGCCACCCCCGGTCGCTTCGCCGGGCGCAGGATCGCCAGCGCCCGGCCGTGCCACGTGTGCCGGCGCGGCCCGCGGAAGCTGTCGACGTTGTGCGGGTTGCCGTTGCCGACCGCCGCCAGTTCGCCTGCGCCGCCGGTGGCGAACTCCACCCGTACCGTCGCGTCCGGCACCACCCTGCCGCGGGCGTCGACCACCTCCGCCAGCACGTGCGCCAGGTCGTCCCGGCCCGTGGTCAGCCGCTCGACGTCCGGAGTGAGCCGCAGCGCCGCCGGCGGGCCCGTCGTCGTGAGCGTCGTCCGGCCGATCTCCCGGCCCTCCCGCCGGGCGACGGCGGTCAGCCGGCCCGGACGGTACGGGACGGTCAGCGCCACCGCGCACCGGTCCGCCGCCGTCACCGCGCGGGAGGCGACCTCCGCCCCGTTCAGCAGCAGCGTCACGGCGTCGCCGGGGGTGTAGACCCGTACCGTCATCGGCCGGTCCCGCGCCACGTCCCAGGTCCAGCTCGCCAGCTCGTCGTAGTAG
Proteins encoded:
- a CDS encoding class I SAM-dependent methyltransferase — protein: MTPDRTFDALVAEAEAEPTDGWDFSWFEGRATEARPSWGYQRAMGARMAVASASLDVQTGGGEVLAGVPVRPAVSVATEAWPPNVARATALLHPLGTVVVAAPEDAPLPFADGAFDLVVSRHPVRPHFAEIARVLRPGGTYFAQHVGPASVFEVAEYFLGPQPEEARRSRDPRRERAAAEAAGLEAVEVRTERLRMEFHDVGAVAYFLLKVIWIVPGFTVAAYRPRLRELHERIEAEGPFVAHSSRTLFEARKPS